The Sporichthyaceae bacterium genome includes a window with the following:
- a CDS encoding S53 family peptidase yields the protein MGSVGRLRAGVTIGLVSAALAWTSPVAAVDGSGWRRTANVLPAALLTQRVGAPDPAQRLDVDVVLADPNTAAERATAAAVVDPNSPKFHHFLTTADYGRRFGVAAATRAAVTSWLRRNGLDVGPGPGGSHLIAAAGTVAQLDRLFDLRLGTYRSGPTQFLANDTAPRVPADLPITDVIGLNDLQHFTVPNPTHRGPAARTQLGAFAAQLDVRSLWHAYDAPDSDTGQGMHAGVFMAGNADPVIGSLRVFEETEQLPRVPVRVVRTQPGRADEYGGNDGGEEWMLDTQSSTGLAPGMSDLSLYTAKNLDDPGIVGDFAYWAADPTGPLLMNASFGSCEAFPVNSNTTRDSVQVEVGNDIQDTVEHALMQAFTEGRTLFAASGDTGSSCPVVALPVVGAGNGVANQALPAQGYPAASPWATAVGGTVLSLDKSGARADEQAWAFSGGGSALFIPEPEWQKSEPHVDLPCLPINSDGAPQPLGTVCRGVPDIAALSGSATEAMYINAYDQPTGAGGTSLSSPLVMGAWSRVAAAARKPLGPAAPAIYHIDADKRAHDFFDVTAGEAVGNGLYVPGPGWDYNTGYGVPDIAKLTADLTGGTTPAHPAAAARVPDPPTGDKVACEPFGTSPTGNVATDLLGDNGDTRDLTSAGMTLSPDGKSLVITVRGPHLAARAPFGVGGNSIRATWVYHGTTYVAEAAADPSGKVTGTLSTPRREDPLNPSKEEPKTTEFGAEYGSGSLTMTIPLSDIGSPKPGDRLQYPIASSGRGQGNDDVVGPTNDYTVGQRCH from the coding sequence GTGGGGTCGGTCGGCCGGTTGCGGGCTGGGGTCACGATCGGGTTGGTGTCGGCCGCGTTGGCCTGGACGTCCCCGGTCGCGGCTGTGGACGGGTCCGGGTGGCGACGGACGGCCAACGTGTTGCCCGCCGCGCTGCTGACGCAGCGGGTCGGTGCGCCGGACCCTGCGCAACGCCTCGACGTCGACGTGGTGCTCGCCGACCCGAACACGGCTGCCGAACGGGCCACCGCCGCCGCGGTGGTCGACCCGAACAGCCCGAAGTTCCACCACTTCCTGACCACCGCCGACTACGGCCGCCGGTTCGGCGTGGCGGCCGCGACCCGCGCCGCCGTGACGTCCTGGCTGCGCCGCAACGGCCTGGACGTGGGGCCCGGGCCGGGCGGGTCGCACCTGATCGCCGCCGCCGGTACCGTCGCCCAACTGGACCGGTTGTTCGACCTTCGGCTGGGCACCTACCGCAGCGGCCCCACCCAGTTCCTCGCCAACGACACCGCCCCGCGGGTTCCGGCGGACCTGCCGATCACCGACGTCATCGGGCTGAACGACCTGCAGCACTTCACCGTCCCGAACCCGACCCACCGCGGCCCCGCTGCCCGGACCCAGCTCGGGGCCTTCGCCGCGCAGTTGGACGTCCGTTCGTTGTGGCACGCCTACGACGCCCCGGATTCCGACACCGGGCAGGGCATGCATGCCGGGGTGTTCATGGCCGGCAACGCCGATCCGGTCATCGGCAGCCTGCGGGTCTTCGAGGAGACCGAGCAGCTGCCACGGGTCCCGGTCCGGGTGGTCCGGACCCAGCCCGGCCGGGCCGACGAGTACGGCGGCAACGACGGCGGCGAGGAGTGGATGCTCGACACGCAGTCCTCCACCGGCCTGGCGCCAGGCATGTCGGACCTCTCGCTGTACACCGCGAAGAATCTCGACGACCCGGGGATCGTGGGCGACTTCGCCTACTGGGCCGCGGATCCCACCGGGCCGCTGCTGATGAACGCCAGCTTCGGTTCCTGCGAGGCCTTCCCGGTCAACTCGAACACCACCCGGGACAGCGTGCAGGTCGAGGTCGGCAACGACATCCAGGACACCGTCGAGCACGCGTTGATGCAGGCCTTCACCGAGGGCCGCACGTTGTTCGCGGCCTCGGGGGACACCGGAAGTTCCTGCCCGGTCGTGGCGCTGCCGGTCGTCGGGGCGGGCAACGGCGTGGCCAACCAGGCCCTGCCGGCCCAGGGTTACCCGGCGGCCAGTCCGTGGGCGACCGCCGTCGGTGGCACCGTGCTGTCCCTGGACAAGTCCGGTGCCCGGGCCGACGAGCAGGCGTGGGCCTTCAGCGGGGGCGGGTCGGCGTTGTTCATCCCCGAACCCGAATGGCAGAAGAGCGAACCGCACGTCGATCTGCCGTGCCTGCCGATCAACTCCGACGGCGCTCCGCAGCCACTCGGCACGGTCTGTCGGGGTGTGCCCGACATCGCCGCGCTGTCCGGCAGCGCCACCGAGGCCATGTACATCAACGCGTACGACCAGCCGACCGGCGCCGGCGGCACGAGCCTGTCCAGCCCGCTGGTCATGGGCGCCTGGTCCCGGGTGGCTGCCGCCGCGCGCAAACCGCTCGGCCCGGCCGCCCCGGCGATCTACCACATCGACGCGGACAAGCGGGCCCACGACTTCTTCGACGTCACCGCCGGGGAGGCCGTCGGCAACGGCCTCTACGTGCCCGGCCCCGGCTGGGACTACAACACCGGCTACGGCGTGCCCGACATCGCCAAGCTGACCGCCGACCTCACCGGCGGCACCACCCCGGCACACCCGGCCGCTGCCGCTCGGGTGCCCGACCCGCCCACCGGCGACAAGGTGGCCTGCGAACCGTTCGGCACCTCACCCACCGGCAACGTGGCGACCGATCTGCTCGGCGACAACGGCGACACCCGCGACCTGACGTCGGCGGGCATGACGCTGAGCCCGGACGGCAAGTCCTTGGTGATCACCGTGCGCGGCCCGCACCTGGCCGCGCGGGCGCCGTTCGGCGTCGGGGGCAACAGCATCCGGGCCACCTGGGTCTACCACGGGACCACCTACGTCGCCGAGGCCGCCGCCGACCCGAGCGGCAAGGTCACCGGCACCCTGAGCACGCCGCGTCGCGAGGATCCGTTGAACCCGTCCAAGGAGGAGCCGAAGACCACCGAGTTCGGCGCCGA
- a CDS encoding isoprenylcysteine carboxylmethyltransferase family protein: MFRTAIYLAWAAFWIYWMVAAANSKHGSSSGGRRVRGLAAIGVMVMARFVRIGSLAVHDPAMRVIGVMLFVSGLALAVWARLNLGRNWGMPMTLKDEPELVTSGPYRSIRHPIYTGILLATLGTAVAVNLDWFLLLMLLCAYFVHSAVIEERLMTSQFPSVYPAYRDRTKMLVPFVL; the protein is encoded by the coding sequence ATGTTCCGGACAGCGATCTACCTCGCGTGGGCGGCCTTCTGGATCTACTGGATGGTCGCGGCCGCCAACTCCAAGCACGGCTCCAGCTCCGGTGGGCGACGCGTCCGCGGCCTCGCTGCGATCGGCGTGATGGTGATGGCACGGTTCGTGCGCATCGGCAGCCTCGCCGTGCACGACCCCGCGATGCGGGTGATCGGCGTGATGCTGTTCGTCTCCGGCCTGGCGCTCGCGGTCTGGGCGCGGTTGAACCTGGGCCGCAACTGGGGAATGCCGATGACGCTCAAGGACGAGCCGGAGTTGGTCACGTCCGGCCCGTACCGGTCGATCCGGCACCCGATCTACACCGGAATCCTGCTCGCGACGTTGGGCACTGCCGTGGCGGTCAACCTCGACTGGTTCCTGTTGCTGATGCTGCTGTGCGCCTACTTCGTGCACTCGGCCGTCATCGAGGAGCGGCTGATGACCAGCCAGTTCCCGTCGGTCTACCCCGCCTACCGCGACCGCACCAAGATGCTGGTGCCGTTCGTGCTCTAG
- a CDS encoding alpha/beta hydrolase, which produces MTTPSTETRHLSVDRVSLRVSTRHGDRPGRPLLLCNGIGAPLELLDPLRDHLSMPTIAFDAPGAGESSTPAYPPTLRGVGRLVRGMLDQLGYAEVDVLGISWGGLLTQELARRDTRVRRIVLVSTAAGGLLVPGRPQALLALADTRRYDDPVHLARVATKLYGPEIVEDPSFLLTQAAVRQERPPSKRGYLYQQLALRRFGSALWLRKLTQPTLVLHGDSDPIVPAVNGRILANLIPHAQLEIVSGGHLFALTKAEATARSIEAFLHNRA; this is translated from the coding sequence GTGACGACGCCTTCCACCGAAACGCGCCACCTGAGTGTCGACCGGGTCAGCCTGCGGGTCTCCACCCGGCACGGTGACCGCCCGGGTCGGCCGTTGCTGCTTTGCAACGGGATCGGCGCACCGCTGGAACTGCTGGATCCGTTGCGCGACCACCTGTCGATGCCGACGATCGCGTTCGACGCGCCCGGGGCGGGGGAGTCCTCGACTCCGGCCTACCCGCCGACGCTTCGTGGGGTCGGGCGGCTGGTGCGCGGCATGCTCGATCAACTGGGCTACGCGGAGGTGGACGTTCTCGGGATCTCCTGGGGAGGTCTGCTGACCCAGGAATTAGCCCGGCGCGACACTCGAGTGCGGCGCATCGTGCTGGTGTCCACCGCAGCCGGGGGCCTGCTGGTGCCGGGCCGGCCGCAGGCGTTGCTGGCGCTGGCCGACACCCGCCGCTACGACGACCCGGTGCACCTGGCCCGGGTCGCCACGAAGCTGTACGGGCCGGAGATCGTCGAGGACCCGTCTTTCCTGCTGACGCAGGCCGCCGTTCGGCAGGAGCGCCCCCCGTCCAAGCGCGGCTATCTCTACCAGCAGCTGGCCCTGCGCCGTTTCGGCAGCGCGCTGTGGTTGCGCAAGCTCACTCAGCCGACCCTCGTGCTGCACGGCGACTCCGACCCGATCGTCCCCGCGGTGAACGGCCGGATCCTGGCGAACCTGATCCCGCACGCGCAGCTGGAGATCGTGTCCGGCGGACATTTGTTCGCGCTGACCAAGGCCGAGGCGACCGCCCGCTCGATCGAGGCGTTCCTGCACAACCGCGCGTGA
- a CDS encoding ATP-binding protein, with protein sequence MNPVPTVETRPGLAPVRTMSMQLEPIGVQVLAPARNRLRTWLDTVAVPEEQVAELLVAVCEACLNSLEHSGTRTPIRIEAAVSSEEIRVLVRDRGRWKDPEPMSGIGRGHGRTVMEALVDRVEVRTDAAGTVVTLIQSRRRRSKADGASDPFWSGTASVTARPIFS encoded by the coding sequence GTGAACCCAGTCCCCACCGTCGAGACGCGCCCGGGCCTGGCACCGGTGCGCACCATGTCGATGCAGTTGGAGCCGATCGGGGTGCAGGTCCTGGCGCCGGCCCGGAACCGGCTGCGGACCTGGTTGGACACGGTCGCGGTGCCCGAGGAGCAGGTTGCGGAGTTGCTCGTCGCCGTCTGCGAGGCCTGCCTGAACAGCCTGGAGCATTCCGGCACCCGGACGCCGATCCGGATCGAGGCCGCCGTGAGCAGCGAGGAGATCCGGGTCCTGGTTCGCGATCGCGGTCGCTGGAAGGACCCGGAGCCGATGTCAGGCATCGGCCGTGGCCACGGCCGGACCGTGATGGAGGCGCTCGTCGACCGGGTCGAGGTGCGGACCGACGCGGCCGGAACCGTCGTGACCCTCATCCAGAGCCGGCGGCGCCGTTCCAAAGCTGACGGGGCATCAGATCCGTTCTGGAGTGGCACGGCGTCAGTTACCGCGCGGCCGATTTTCTCCTGA
- a CDS encoding methyltransferase: protein MNQPAPPPHAAVLELNMAVVLSRALYAVTERGVPDLLAAGPATPDELAVKVGVQPIALLQLLRALAAAGIFTHGADGRFGLTSVGETLVTGHPTAARDLVLTFGGPVFSAALGAMPQVLATGRTGVDITMGTSAFDYLRAHPEEEASFNRTMIAVHGGEPEAVAAAYDFSGLKTVVDVGGGLGTMLVTLLRHNPHLSGVLLDAPSVVEDAKATISAAGVEGRCERIGGDFFASVPPGGDAYVLSHIIHDWGVEACHAILRNCREAMNPGGRILLVEMVLPTGAEPHPGKVLDVIMLAIAGGRERTAEEYAQLLAPAGLRVERVVPTASPVSVLEAVPI from the coding sequence TTGAACCAGCCTGCCCCGCCACCGCACGCCGCGGTGCTGGAACTGAACATGGCGGTGGTGCTCTCCCGAGCGCTCTACGCGGTGACCGAGCGGGGCGTGCCTGACCTGCTGGCCGCCGGTCCCGCAACGCCGGACGAGCTCGCGGTGAAGGTCGGCGTGCAGCCGATTGCTTTGCTGCAGTTGCTGCGTGCGTTGGCTGCCGCCGGGATCTTCACCCACGGCGCTGACGGCCGTTTCGGACTGACGTCGGTCGGCGAGACGCTGGTCACCGGTCATCCGACCGCGGCGCGGGACCTGGTGCTGACCTTCGGTGGCCCGGTGTTCTCCGCGGCGCTGGGGGCGATGCCGCAGGTGTTGGCCACCGGGCGCACCGGGGTGGACATCACGATGGGCACCTCGGCCTTCGACTACCTCCGCGCGCACCCGGAGGAGGAGGCCTCGTTCAACCGGACGATGATCGCTGTCCACGGTGGCGAGCCGGAGGCGGTGGCCGCGGCCTACGACTTCTCCGGCCTCAAGACGGTCGTCGACGTCGGCGGCGGTCTGGGCACGATGCTGGTCACGCTGCTGCGGCACAACCCGCACCTGAGCGGGGTGCTCCTCGACGCGCCCTCGGTGGTGGAGGACGCCAAAGCGACGATCTCCGCAGCCGGGGTGGAGGGTCGCTGCGAACGGATCGGCGGCGACTTCTTCGCCTCCGTGCCGCCCGGTGGCGACGCGTACGTGCTGTCCCACATCATCCACGACTGGGGTGTCGAGGCCTGCCACGCGATCCTGCGCAACTGCCGGGAGGCCATGAACCCGGGCGGCCGGATCCTGCTCGTCGAGATGGTCCTGCCCACCGGTGCCGAACCGCACCCGGGGAAGGTGCTGGACGTGATCATGCTCGCCATCGCCGGCGGTCGGGAGCGCACCGCTGAGGAGTACGCACAACTGCTGGCGCCGGCCGGCTTGCGCGTCGAACGGGTGGTGCCGACCGCAAGCCCCGTCAGTGTTCTGGAAGCGGTGCCGATCTGA